The proteins below are encoded in one region of Phaseolus vulgaris cultivar G19833 chromosome 1, P. vulgaris v2.0, whole genome shotgun sequence:
- the LOC137816605 gene encoding transcription factor RAX3-like, which translates to MGRAPCCDKANVKKGPWSPEEDAKLKSYIEKHGTGGNWIALPQKIGLKRCGKSCRLRWLNYLRPNLRHGGFSEEEDNIICSLYISIGSRWSVIAAQLPGRTDNDIKNYWNTRLKKKLLGKHRREPRNRGSYNSVRQEISDANRRSSDGDSSSLSMVQENSSTSQQQQQPCWPQNINMPVPPPPVVVPLPYTDQGPGFNDQDSIKKLLIKLGGRFSGDYYQPTLEGLNLQFSSEGQQVYQEQVHVGSSSSSACIANNEVQFAQTGQYSGVDDLVQGQGGNFTPSFEEMVPSSDYSDGLEFLYNEGMIHKIADSTTTTTTCHQNTNTTTTNWGETTTSIYHHHSLASHFQGQGVAQECALQEFSYPGAQ; encoded by the exons ATGGGCAGGGCTCCTTGCTGCGACAAAGCAAACGTGAAGAAAGGTCCATGGTCACCAGAAGAAGATGCTAAGCTCAAATCCTACATAGAAAAACATGGCACTGGTGGTAACTGGATTGCTTTGCCTCAAAAAATAG GCCTTAAGCGATGTGGCAAGAGTTGCCGTCTTAGGTGGCTAAACTATCTTCGCCCTAATCTCAGACACGGTGGTTTCTCCGAAGAAGAAGACAACATTATTTGCAGTCTTTACATCAGTATCGGAAGCAG GTGGTCGGTGATTGCAGCACAATTGCCAGGAAGAACTGATAATGACATAAAGAACTACTGGAACACGAGGCTGAAAAAGAAGCTTCTAGGGAAGCATCGAAGAGAGCCACGTAATAGAGGCAGTTACAACAGTGTTAGGCAAGAAATTAGTGATGCTAATAGAAGGAGTAGTGATGGTGATTCTTCTTCCTTATCCATGGTTCAGGAAAACAGTAGCACCagtcaacaacaacaacaaccatgTTGGCCACAGAACATTAACATGCCTGTGCCACCACCACCAGTAGTAGTACCCTTGCCGTACACAGACCAAGGCCCAGGTTTCAACGACCAAGATTCTATCAAGAAACTCCTCATCAAACTTGGAGGAAGATTTTCAGGTGATTATTACCAGCCTACCCTTGAGGGGTTGAATCTTCAATTCTCATCAGAAGGGCAACAAGTTTACCAAGAGCAAGTCCATGTcggttcttcttcttcctcagcCTGCATTGCCAACAACGAGGTACAATTTGCACAAACTGGTCAATACTCTGGAGTTGATGACTTGGTGCAAGGACAAGGTGGTAATTTCACTCCCTCATTTGAGGAAATGGTTCCTTCTTCAGATTATTCAGATGGGTTGGAGTTCTTGTACAATGAGGGCATGATCCATAAGATAGCTGACTCTACTACAACTACAACTACTTGCCACCAAAACACCAACACCACCACCACAAATTGGGGTGAAACCACCACTTCCATTTATCACCATCATTCACTTGCTTCCCATTTTCAAGGTCAAGGTGTGGCACAAGAATGTGCTCTGCAAGAGTTTAGCTACCCCGGGGCACAATAA